The following coding sequences are from one Elusimicrobiota bacterium window:
- a CDS encoding NAD(P)H-dependent oxidoreductase subunit E, producing MSKVDLKSPFTPEQEKVLLGWTKKYPYTNLGLIEALRSVQDWHRMITPEAASRVADIFSLPFNHVWGVATFFPTFTRWKTGEKRVGVCHGLSCYLKGSDKAEKCLEKTLGVPKKQATPDGKLSWETMECLGACEQAPALLVNDRLVGPATEEAIAKLKDLK from the coding sequence ATGAGCAAAGTGGATTTGAAGTCTCCGTTCACGCCGGAGCAGGAGAAGGTCCTCCTGGGTTGGACGAAGAAATATCCCTACACGAATCTCGGCCTCATCGAGGCGCTGCGGTCCGTCCAGGACTGGCACCGCATGATCACGCCGGAGGCGGCGTCCCGGGTCGCGGACATCTTCTCTTTGCCGTTCAATCACGTCTGGGGCGTGGCCACCTTCTTCCCGACCTTCACGCGCTGGAAGACGGGCGAGAAGCGCGTCGGCGTCTGCCACGGGCTCTCGTGCTACCTCAAGGGCTCCGATAAGGCGGAGAAGTGCCTGGAGAAGACCTTGGGCGTGCCCAAGAAGCAGGCCACGCCCGACGGGAAGCTCTCCTGGGAGACGATGGAGTGCCTCGGCGCCTGCGAGCAGGCCCCGGCCCTCCTGGTCAACGACCGATTGGTGGGGCCGGCGACCGAGGAAGCGATCGCGAAGCTGAAGGATCTCAAATGA
- the nuoF gene encoding NADH-quinone oxidoreductase subunit NuoF has product MTKILTKHFDEPKLHELETYRRLGGYEALKKALGMERKALQEEVVKSNLRGLGGAGFPVGFKWSTVPPEDKVPGPRYVVVNCDESEPGCFKDRVLVTRAPHQLLEGLLIASYVVGSKDSFIFIRGEYQNQYDILEKAVAEAKAAGLLGDVNIHLMRGAGAYISGLDTALLETMEGKKAWPRQPPPFPTVAGLMGKPTVVNNVETLSMLPFIVREGGEAFAKIGSAKNGGTVLFSISGHVEKEGVYEVPMGTKLRDVLALAGGVKGGKKLKAVIPGGTSMPPLLEKDLDVALDFDAIKAAGTMLGAGGMIVLDETVDAVEVAHNIERFLTHESCGQCTPCREGSNWSERILERMLEGKGEKGDTENLARVGENITGKVICALGDTVGMVTRAWTSKFPDDFKKRVPNNG; this is encoded by the coding sequence ATGACCAAGATCCTGACGAAGCACTTCGACGAGCCCAAGCTCCACGAGCTGGAGACCTATCGCCGCCTCGGCGGCTACGAGGCCCTCAAGAAGGCCCTCGGCATGGAGCGCAAGGCGCTCCAGGAAGAGGTGGTGAAGTCCAACCTGCGCGGCCTCGGCGGCGCGGGCTTCCCGGTCGGCTTCAAGTGGAGCACGGTGCCGCCCGAGGACAAGGTCCCGGGGCCGCGCTACGTCGTCGTCAACTGCGACGAGTCCGAGCCCGGCTGCTTCAAGGACCGCGTCCTGGTCACTCGCGCGCCGCATCAGCTCCTCGAGGGCCTGCTGATTGCCTCCTACGTGGTCGGAAGCAAGGATTCGTTCATCTTCATCCGCGGCGAGTACCAGAACCAGTACGACATACTGGAGAAAGCCGTCGCCGAGGCGAAAGCCGCCGGGCTGCTCGGGGACGTCAACATCCATCTCATGCGCGGCGCCGGCGCCTACATCTCCGGCCTCGACACCGCTTTGCTCGAGACCATGGAGGGCAAGAAGGCCTGGCCGCGCCAGCCTCCGCCCTTCCCGACCGTCGCCGGCCTGATGGGCAAGCCCACGGTCGTCAACAACGTCGAGACCCTGTCGATGCTCCCCTTCATCGTGCGCGAGGGCGGCGAGGCCTTCGCCAAGATCGGCTCCGCCAAGAACGGCGGCACCGTCCTGTTCTCCATCTCCGGCCACGTCGAGAAGGAAGGCGTCTATGAAGTCCCCATGGGCACCAAGCTGCGCGACGTCCTGGCGCTCGCCGGCGGCGTGAAGGGGGGCAAGAAGCTCAAGGCCGTCATCCCCGGCGGCACCTCGATGCCGCCCCTGCTCGAGAAGGACCTCGACGTCGCCCTCGACTTCGACGCGATCAAGGCGGCCGGGACCATGCTCGGCGCGGGCGGCATGATCGTTTTAGACGAAACGGTCGACGCCGTGGAAGTCGCGCACAACATCGAGCGCTTCCTGACGCACGAGTCCTGCGGGCAGTGCACGCCGTGCCGCGAGGGCTCGAACTGGTCGGAGCGCATCTTGGAGCGCATGCTCGAGGGCAAGGGCGAGAAGGGCGACACGGAGAACCTCGCGCGCGTGGGCGAGAACATCACGGGCAAGGTCATCTGCGCGCTCGGCGACACGGTCGGGATGGTCACGCGCGCGTGGACCTCGAAGTTCCCGGACGATTTCAAGAAGCGGGTGCCGAACAATGGGTAA
- a CDS encoding (2Fe-2S)-binding protein codes for MGKTVKYKLNGVEREAEEGKLVIEAAKDVGVEIPHYCYHPALGNPGNCRMCIVEVAGAPKPQVSCRTSVREGLDVKTDSDLVKRAQASALELHLVNHPLDCPVCDQSGECGLQDYYMKIGQYQSAVREDKEHKGKRIAAGPHIMLDQERCVLCTRCTRFVDNVTKTHELGIFGMGHSEKIEVTPGMTLDNAYSGNVADICPVGALTDRDFRYKVRVWYLDKTDSICPGCARGCNISVHTNTARPWHNDGKRVARLKPRVNMDVNGHWMCDDGRYGFGNLDTDRLGKVLRLRPEKAELSWFDMASELAALLKKDGLAVVASGMLSNEDWAAYKALFVDTLKLQDHYFSAEPDQIGVEDALLRRKEKVPNLKGAENLGLKSGSFDELAKSLESGKIKTLYVIERDLSKVWGDKAASLLAKASVSILQGPNKYALGDSFTYRLPATAYVEEDGHFTNFEGKVGTYFKALSPIGDARPDWAVFGLLQKALSGAKTPEAVA; via the coding sequence ATGGGTAAAACGGTCAAGTACAAGCTGAACGGGGTCGAGCGCGAGGCCGAGGAGGGCAAGCTCGTCATCGAGGCCGCCAAGGACGTCGGCGTGGAGATCCCGCACTACTGCTACCACCCGGCGCTGGGCAACCCCGGCAACTGCCGCATGTGCATCGTCGAGGTCGCGGGCGCGCCCAAGCCCCAGGTCTCCTGCCGCACGAGCGTGCGCGAGGGCCTCGACGTCAAGACCGACTCCGACCTGGTCAAGCGCGCGCAGGCTTCCGCGCTGGAGCTCCATCTCGTCAACCACCCGCTCGACTGCCCGGTCTGCGACCAGAGCGGCGAGTGCGGTCTTCAGGACTATTACATGAAGATCGGCCAGTACCAGAGCGCGGTGCGCGAGGACAAGGAGCACAAGGGCAAGCGCATCGCCGCCGGCCCCCACATCATGCTCGACCAGGAGCGCTGCGTCCTGTGCACGCGCTGCACCCGCTTCGTCGACAACGTGACCAAGACCCACGAGCTCGGCATATTCGGCATGGGCCACTCGGAGAAGATCGAGGTCACGCCCGGCATGACCCTCGACAACGCCTACTCGGGCAACGTCGCGGACATCTGCCCCGTCGGCGCGCTCACCGACCGCGACTTCCGCTACAAGGTCCGCGTCTGGTACCTCGACAAGACCGACTCGATCTGCCCCGGCTGCGCGCGCGGCTGCAACATCTCCGTGCACACGAACACCGCGCGCCCCTGGCACAACGACGGCAAGCGCGTGGCGCGCCTGAAGCCTCGCGTGAACATGGACGTCAACGGCCACTGGATGTGCGACGACGGGCGCTACGGCTTCGGCAATCTCGACACCGACCGCCTCGGCAAGGTCTTGAGGCTCCGGCCCGAGAAGGCCGAGCTGTCGTGGTTCGACATGGCGAGCGAGCTCGCCGCGCTGCTGAAGAAGGACGGCCTCGCGGTCGTCGCCTCGGGGATGCTTTCCAACGAGGACTGGGCCGCGTACAAGGCCCTGTTCGTCGACACCCTTAAGCTCCAGGACCATTACTTCTCCGCCGAGCCGGACCAGATCGGCGTCGAAGACGCTCTTCTCCGGAGAAAGGAGAAGGTCCCCAACCTGAAGGGCGCCGAGAACCTCGGCCTCAAGAGCGGGTCGTTCGATGAACTGGCCAAGAGTCTGGAGTCGGGAAAGATCAAAACGTTGTACGTGATCGAACGCGACCTCTCCAAGGTGTGGGGGGACAAGGCGGCGTCGTTGCTGGCCAAAGCGAGCGTCTCGATCCTCCAGGGCCCCAACAAGTACGCCTTGGGGGATTCGTTCACCTACCGCCTGCCGGCGACCGCCTACGTCGAGGAAGACGGGCATTTCACCAACTTCGAGGGCAAGGTGGGGACCTACTTCAAGGCGCTGTCTCCCATCGGCGACGCCCGCCCGGACTGGGCCGTCTTCGGCCTCCTGCAGAAGGCCCTGAGCGGCGCGAAGACCCCGGAGGCCGTGGCGTGA
- a CDS encoding NADH-quinone oxidoreductase subunit H, whose product MTFPLPLNDVVFAVAKILFSILGVGLSIAGFLGWVERKQSAVMQDRIGANRASIFGFTVLGLFHPIADAIKLLTKEDFVPKGARKPLHGLAPIISLGCGMFCLAALPYGGVVDYAGRAWDLTPIALPMGVPLVLAALAFGVHGIVMAGYASGSNYGLLGAMRGAAQMIAYEVCLASALAGLLFVYGTLDFTEAVRWQVSHGVWGIFLQPLAFIIFLTAGTAVTKRVPFDLPEGESEIVGYHVEYSGMKFGMFMMTDFFESIVICGVITALFLGGWSIPFVDFPSLAGRSGLWGLWPVAAGALMVGSSVGKILLMLFLLMQVRWTLPRFRFDQVLDLGWKHLLPLALINFLVTVWVVYLWR is encoded by the coding sequence GTGACCTTCCCGCTTCCGCTGAACGACGTCGTCTTCGCTGTCGCGAAGATTCTTTTCTCGATACTCGGCGTGGGCCTGAGCATCGCGGGCTTCCTCGGCTGGGTCGAGCGCAAGCAGAGCGCGGTGATGCAGGACCGCATCGGCGCCAACCGGGCGTCGATCTTCGGCTTCACCGTTCTCGGCCTCTTCCACCCGATCGCCGACGCGATCAAGCTGCTCACGAAGGAGGACTTCGTGCCGAAGGGCGCGCGCAAGCCGCTGCACGGCCTGGCGCCGATCATCTCGCTGGGCTGCGGCATGTTCTGCCTCGCGGCCCTTCCCTACGGCGGCGTCGTGGACTACGCCGGGCGCGCCTGGGACCTGACGCCGATCGCCCTGCCGATGGGCGTGCCGCTCGTGCTGGCCGCGCTCGCCTTCGGCGTGCACGGCATCGTGATGGCCGGCTACGCCTCGGGCTCCAATTACGGCCTGCTCGGCGCCATGCGCGGCGCGGCCCAGATGATCGCCTACGAGGTGTGCTTGGCCTCCGCGCTGGCCGGCCTTCTCTTCGTCTACGGCACGCTCGACTTCACCGAGGCCGTCCGGTGGCAGGTCTCGCACGGGGTGTGGGGGATCTTCCTCCAGCCGCTCGCCTTCATCATCTTCCTCACCGCCGGCACCGCCGTGACCAAGCGCGTCCCCTTCGACCTCCCCGAGGGCGAGAGCGAGATCGTCGGCTACCACGTCGAGTACTCGGGCATGAAGTTCGGCATGTTCATGATGACCGACTTCTTCGAGTCCATCGTGATCTGCGGCGTCATCACCGCGCTGTTCCTCGGCGGCTGGTCCATCCCTTTCGTCGATTTCCCCTCGCTGGCGGGCCGCTCCGGGCTGTGGGGCCTGTGGCCGGTGGCGGCCGGCGCCCTGATGGTGGGCAGCTCCGTCGGCAAGATACTCCTGATGCTCTTCCTCCTCATGCAGGTGCGCTGGACCTTGCCCCGCTTCCGCTTCGACCAGGTCCTCGACCTCGGCTGGAAGCATCTCCTGCCGCTGGCCCTGATCAACTTCCTCGTCACCGTGTGGGTGGTCTACTTATGGCGATAA
- a CDS encoding NADH-quinone oxidoreductase subunit I: MAITVRTVKRPERTFATELYLVEIVKGLGLTFRHLFVNLYRHSKRALGLKGLPGSVTVQYPDDPAVLGKRARTRHRLLKRDDGAPRCTACLLCETICPAKCIRITAENAPDVTVEKRAKTFDIDLGMCIFCGYCVEACPVDAIHMDANEVELSSYNRKDMIWNMPELLGDVPKTPSRP, from the coding sequence ATGGCGATAACCGTCCGGACCGTCAAGCGCCCGGAGCGCACCTTCGCGACCGAGCTCTACCTCGTCGAGATCGTCAAAGGCCTCGGCCTGACCTTCCGGCACCTGTTCGTCAACCTGTACCGGCACTCCAAGCGCGCCCTGGGTCTCAAGGGCCTGCCCGGCTCGGTCACCGTCCAGTACCCGGACGACCCCGCCGTGCTCGGCAAGCGCGCTCGCACCCGCCACCGCCTGCTCAAGCGCGACGACGGCGCCCCGCGCTGCACGGCCTGTCTCCTGTGCGAGACGATCTGCCCGGCCAAGTGCATCCGCATCACGGCCGAGAACGCGCCCGACGTGACCGTCGAGAAGCGGGCCAAGACCTTCGACATCGACCTGGGCATGTGCATCTTCTGCGGCTACTGCGTCGAGGCCTGCCCCGTGGACGCCATCCACATGGACGCCAACGAGGTGGAGCTCTCGTCCTACAACCGCAAGGACATGATCTGGAACATGCCCGAGCTCCTCGGCGACGTCCCCAAGACACCCTCCCGGCCGTGA
- a CDS encoding DNA integrity scanning protein DisA nucleotide-binding domain protein: MPPGFKPIAVADIMDMLLVGTLVYGIMLWFKRTKAAFVALGLLLLVVVYTVAFVSGMYMTVRIFQGFFAVFIVAVIVIFQEEIRSMFERIAIWSLTGGVLRAAPTHRQVEILVSSLGDLARENIGALVVLRGLDPLDRHIEGGWDLNGDLSEALLKSIFDSHSLGHDGAFIVEEGRVTRFGAQLPLSKDFSKITNLGTRHSAALGLSERCDAMCLVVSEETGRISFALRGDLVGVKDLEELQDGIEIFLTKHLPKTPQNYVYHFVTENMREKVIATVVSVLLWVFFVGFGAGR, encoded by the coding sequence ATGCCTCCCGGCTTCAAGCCCATAGCCGTCGCCGACATCATGGACATGCTCCTCGTGGGCACGCTCGTGTACGGCATCATGCTGTGGTTCAAGCGCACGAAGGCCGCGTTCGTGGCCCTGGGGCTCCTGTTGCTGGTCGTCGTGTACACGGTGGCCTTCGTCTCGGGCATGTACATGACCGTGCGTATTTTCCAAGGGTTTTTCGCCGTCTTCATAGTCGCGGTGATCGTGATCTTCCAGGAGGAGATCCGCTCGATGTTCGAGCGCATCGCGATCTGGAGCCTCACCGGCGGCGTGCTGCGGGCCGCGCCGACCCACCGCCAGGTCGAGATCCTGGTGAGCTCGCTGGGCGACCTCGCGCGCGAGAACATCGGCGCGCTCGTCGTCCTGCGCGGCCTCGACCCGCTCGACCGCCACATCGAGGGCGGCTGGGACCTGAACGGCGACCTGTCCGAGGCCCTTTTAAAGAGCATCTTCGACTCCCACTCGCTGGGCCACGACGGCGCGTTCATCGTCGAGGAGGGGCGGGTGACCCGGTTCGGCGCGCAGCTCCCGCTGTCCAAGGACTTCTCCAAGATAACGAACCTCGGCACGAGGCATTCCGCGGCCCTGGGGCTGTCGGAGCGCTGCGACGCGATGTGCCTCGTCGTCAGCGAGGAGACGGGCCGGATCTCGTTCGCGCTGCGCGGGGACCTCGTGGGGGTCAAGGACCTCGAGGAGCTTCAGGACGGCATCGAGATCTTCCTGACCAAGCACCTGCCCAAGACCCCGCAGAACTACGTCTACCACTTCGTGACCGAGAACATGCGCGAGAAGGTCATCGCGACCGTCGTCTCGGTCCTGCTCTGGGTGTTCTTCGTCGGCTTCGGAGCGGGACGATGA